The following proteins come from a genomic window of Alicyclobacillus dauci:
- a CDS encoding UxaA family hydrolase has product MVVNAYVRADGRVGVRNHVLVLPVSYEMNQIAEKIVAKAPKAVTFRNQHGVNQDGADLEQTMRVYEGFATHPNVYGVVILAWGHEPIDLESLVGRARTAGKQVQLVSLSTVGGIRKAIEVGTEFVNTYLAERDQVRRQPVPLSSIILGTECGGSDACSGISGNPALGVVSDLLVAEGGMSILSETTELIGAEHLLAQRASTPDIAAQILHIVQRLEDNAMKMGVDIRGAQPSPGNMDGGITTIEEKSLGCIYKGGTTPIQEVIEYAERPTRQGLVIMDTPGHDIEQITGMVAGGAQVVIFTTGRGTPTGSPIAPCIKVATNTDTYDNMADNLDFNAGLVIDGLETVEETGRRLFDKMIDVLNGEVTKSELLGHREFGIYRIGKSL; this is encoded by the coding sequence ATGGTGGTCAATGCTTATGTGAGAGCAGATGGACGAGTCGGCGTGCGTAATCATGTTCTGGTCCTTCCAGTCTCTTATGAGATGAACCAAATTGCAGAGAAGATTGTAGCTAAAGCCCCGAAGGCCGTAACGTTTCGAAATCAGCATGGCGTCAACCAGGATGGCGCTGATCTTGAGCAAACAATGAGAGTTTACGAAGGGTTTGCGACGCACCCAAATGTCTACGGCGTCGTCATTCTGGCATGGGGACACGAGCCCATTGATTTAGAATCCCTCGTAGGCCGTGCTCGTACTGCTGGTAAGCAAGTTCAATTAGTCTCTCTCAGCACGGTCGGAGGCATCCGCAAGGCCATTGAGGTCGGAACGGAATTTGTGAACACTTATCTGGCTGAACGAGATCAAGTCCGTCGCCAACCCGTCCCTTTATCGTCTATTATCCTCGGCACGGAGTGCGGTGGCTCCGATGCTTGCTCTGGTATTTCAGGCAATCCAGCGTTAGGCGTAGTCAGTGATTTGCTAGTCGCGGAAGGTGGTATGTCCATCCTGTCCGAGACCACCGAGTTGATTGGCGCAGAACACCTGTTGGCACAGCGGGCCAGTACACCTGACATTGCTGCCCAAATACTTCACATTGTCCAACGACTTGAGGACAATGCCATGAAAATGGGTGTCGACATCCGCGGGGCACAACCCTCTCCCGGAAATATGGATGGGGGCATCACCACCATCGAGGAGAAAAGCCTGGGGTGTATTTACAAAGGCGGAACGACACCCATACAAGAGGTCATTGAATACGCCGAACGCCCGACTAGGCAGGGCTTAGTCATCATGGATACCCCTGGTCACGATATTGAGCAAATCACGGGTATGGTCGCAGGTGGTGCACAAGTGGTCATTTTCACGACGGGTCGCGGTACGCCCACTGGATCGCCAATTGCTCCATGTATCAAGGTAGCGACCAACACGGACACATACGACAATATGGCGGATAATTTGGACTTTAACGCCGGCTTAGTCATAGACGGGCTGGAGACCGTCGAGGAAACCGGGCGGCGGTTATTTGACAAGATGATTGACGTTCTGAACGGAGAAGTGACCAAGTCTGAACTTCTCGGGCACAGAGAGTTCGGCATTTACCGGATCGGAAAGAGTTTGTGA
- a CDS encoding homocysteine synthase, with product MSEEMNYQAETLAVHAGQEIDPTTLARAVPLYQTTSYGFRDTDHAANLFSLQEFGNIYTRLMNPTTDVFEKRVAALEGGLAALATASGQAAITYSILNIAGAGDEIVSSTSLYGGTYNLFSQTFAKIGISVKFVDPEDPENFRRAISSKTKALYAETIGNPKGDVLDIERVARIAHENGIPLIVDNTFPSPYLLRPIEFGADIVVHSATKFIGGHGTSIGGVIVDSGKFDWSQNDKFPGLVEPDPSYHGVVYTQAVGPTAYIIKARVQLLRDLGATISPFNSFLLLQGLETLHLRMERHSTNALQVARFLESNEAVDWVNYPGLESHSSYQLAKKYLPKGQGAILTFGIKGGIDSGRKLIGAVKLFSHLANVGDSKSLIIHPASTTHQQLSEEEQLAAGVSPGLIRLSIGTEAITDIIEDLEQAIRVSQN from the coding sequence ATGTCAGAAGAGATGAACTATCAAGCCGAAACGCTCGCAGTCCACGCAGGGCAAGAAATTGACCCAACGACACTTGCACGTGCTGTTCCGCTTTATCAAACTACGTCTTACGGGTTTCGCGATACAGACCATGCCGCAAACTTGTTTTCTCTCCAAGAATTCGGAAACATCTATACCCGGCTCATGAACCCTACGACAGATGTTTTTGAGAAAAGAGTGGCCGCGCTTGAAGGCGGATTGGCCGCGTTAGCAACTGCTTCAGGGCAAGCGGCCATCACATATTCTATTTTAAACATCGCTGGTGCAGGAGACGAAATTGTTTCGTCGACCAGTTTATATGGCGGAACATATAATTTGTTTTCACAGACTTTTGCGAAAATCGGGATTTCGGTTAAGTTTGTGGATCCAGAGGACCCGGAAAACTTCCGTCGAGCGATTTCAAGTAAAACAAAAGCATTGTACGCAGAAACGATTGGGAACCCAAAGGGAGATGTGCTCGACATTGAGCGTGTAGCTCGGATCGCTCATGAGAATGGGATACCTCTGATAGTCGATAATACTTTCCCAAGTCCGTACCTGTTGCGACCAATCGAGTTCGGCGCGGACATCGTTGTCCACTCGGCAACGAAATTTATTGGCGGTCACGGGACTTCGATTGGCGGAGTGATCGTGGATAGCGGGAAATTCGACTGGAGTCAAAACGATAAGTTCCCTGGACTTGTCGAACCAGACCCTAGCTACCATGGTGTGGTCTATACGCAGGCCGTCGGCCCAACCGCCTATATCATCAAGGCGCGTGTTCAACTCCTACGGGATTTGGGTGCCACCATATCACCATTTAATTCTTTCCTTCTGTTACAAGGACTAGAAACATTACATTTGCGCATGGAGCGGCACAGTACAAATGCGCTGCAAGTGGCGCGTTTTCTCGAAAGTAATGAGGCTGTTGATTGGGTGAACTACCCTGGTCTGGAGAGTCACTCGTCATACCAATTGGCGAAAAAATACTTGCCAAAGGGGCAAGGAGCAATTCTCACATTTGGCATCAAGGGCGGAATTGACTCAGGGAGAAAATTGATCGGTGCGGTGAAGCTATTTTCGCACCTAGCCAATGTCGGCGACTCAAAGTCACTCATTATTCATCCCGCCAGCACGACGCATCAGCAGCTATCGGAGGAGGAACAGTTGGCAGCGGGCGTATCACCAGGATTGATTCGTCTTTCCATCGGCACAGAAGCAATTACGGACATCATTGAGGATCTGGAACAGGCGATACGCGTGAGTCAAAACTAA
- a CDS encoding PIG-L deacetylase family protein, whose protein sequence is MTITNKKIMLFVAHPDDEAYCSGTIARLAAHDNEIYMVIATEGNRGTHDPTVRPEQLAAQRKAEMAKAAKILGIHEVSWLGYEDGGLWNAPDFKEKAFGVIRKYRPDVLITFDPWKKYDFHSDHQTTGFVATEAAYLGNCVWYFPEHMDAGLGGHAPEEVYLFQPEETNYTVDVTEFLQAKLAAAAVHLSQSQDAGMNHLMRMQKLFDELNGKIRSDGGDFKQLLSDFSKLQAECTEHFHKVYDSNLYI, encoded by the coding sequence ATGACCATCACGAATAAGAAGATTATGCTGTTTGTCGCGCATCCAGATGATGAAGCATACTGCTCAGGGACCATTGCGAGGCTTGCAGCGCACGATAACGAAATTTACATGGTGATTGCAACGGAAGGGAACAGGGGAACACATGACCCAACCGTTCGACCGGAGCAACTTGCCGCACAGCGCAAAGCTGAAATGGCGAAGGCGGCCAAAATTCTCGGTATTCATGAAGTGTCTTGGCTTGGGTACGAGGATGGTGGACTTTGGAACGCACCGGATTTTAAAGAGAAAGCCTTCGGCGTGATTCGAAAGTACCGGCCGGATGTGCTCATTACATTTGATCCATGGAAAAAGTACGATTTTCATTCCGATCACCAAACGACCGGGTTCGTCGCAACAGAGGCTGCCTATCTTGGAAATTGTGTCTGGTATTTTCCTGAACACATGGACGCTGGGTTAGGTGGTCACGCACCGGAGGAAGTCTACTTGTTCCAACCCGAAGAAACAAACTACACAGTGGATGTCACTGAATTCCTTCAGGCGAAACTGGCCGCCGCCGCTGTCCATTTAAGTCAATCTCAAGACGCGGGAATGAACCATTTAATGCGGATGCAAAAGCTGTTTGACGAGTTGAATGGAAAAATACGTTCCGACGGTGGAGATTTTAAACAGTTGCTGAGTGATTTCTCTAAGCTGCAAGCCGAGTGCACAGAGCACTTTCATAAAGTCTATGACTCCAATTTGTACATTTGA
- a CDS encoding UxaA family hydrolase codes for MNVHWILQKNVDDVATALKRLPAGTKVTHANPDFDIVLRQDIPFAHKFAVRDIPAGTDVHKYGQVIGRATQAISAGDHVHVHNLESLRGRGDLQGGETGDVKRSSLSPK; via the coding sequence ATGAACGTGCATTGGATTCTTCAAAAGAACGTCGACGATGTGGCAACCGCACTCAAACGACTGCCCGCAGGAACCAAGGTGACGCATGCAAACCCCGACTTTGACATCGTGTTGCGCCAAGACATTCCGTTCGCGCACAAGTTCGCCGTTCGCGATATCCCAGCGGGGACTGACGTACACAAGTATGGTCAAGTCATTGGGAGAGCAACGCAAGCGATCTCGGCTGGAGACCATGTTCACGTACACAATCTTGAGAGCCTTCGAGGGCGCGGAGACCTGCAAGGAGGTGAAACGGGCGATGTCAAACGTTCGAGTCTTTCGCCGAAATGA
- the solA gene encoding N-methyl-L-tryptophan oxidase — MLYDTIVLGAGSMGLPTAYQLALRGQKVLLLDQHDVPHVWGSHHGTTRMLRVAYTEGASYVPMAQRARKLWLELEENPVGPSERIFSPVGVVSVLRPTSQNNEIESSIKQYNIPHERLSADEAHKRWPGLFVPDGHIVYFDPQGGVVFSEAALRKYKALAQQAGVDFKVIGELEDISLQNHAVSVRFAGATYAAENLVITTGAATRNILKQWFPEWGVPLQPLRKVVGWYGVKRSSNNPYAAEEFPAYSIESDTGWYYGFPDFGDGVKVGRHDGGEPCDPATLDRTIEVGSPEELDLRKFVQHYLPQTTGSMSSGKVCMYNMTPDEHFVIDKHPQHSNIVLASGFSGHGFKFASVIGEIVSDLVIGGKSTFDLSLFRSNRFS; from the coding sequence ATGTTGTATGACACGATCGTTTTAGGCGCTGGGTCCATGGGACTTCCAACGGCTTACCAACTGGCGCTAAGAGGGCAGAAAGTATTGCTTTTAGATCAGCACGATGTGCCTCACGTATGGGGAAGTCATCACGGGACGACCCGAATGTTGCGCGTCGCGTACACGGAGGGTGCGTCCTATGTGCCGATGGCACAGCGAGCTCGGAAACTCTGGTTGGAGTTAGAGGAGAACCCAGTTGGGCCAAGCGAAAGGATATTTTCGCCCGTTGGCGTCGTCAGTGTACTGCGTCCAACGTCTCAAAACAATGAGATAGAGTCAAGTATTAAACAGTACAACATTCCACATGAGCGGCTGTCTGCCGACGAAGCACATAAACGATGGCCTGGGTTGTTCGTACCGGACGGTCACATTGTGTACTTTGACCCGCAGGGTGGCGTCGTCTTTAGCGAGGCGGCCTTACGCAAGTACAAAGCTCTCGCTCAGCAAGCCGGGGTGGATTTTAAAGTAATCGGTGAGCTTGAAGATATTTCCCTGCAGAATCACGCCGTGTCCGTACGATTTGCCGGGGCAACGTACGCAGCAGAGAATTTGGTTATTACAACGGGTGCGGCTACTCGGAACATTCTTAAACAGTGGTTCCCGGAATGGGGTGTTCCGTTGCAACCGCTCCGTAAAGTCGTGGGTTGGTATGGCGTGAAACGTTCTTCCAACAACCCATATGCTGCGGAGGAGTTTCCGGCGTATTCCATTGAAAGTGATACGGGATGGTATTACGGATTCCCGGACTTTGGCGATGGGGTCAAGGTTGGCCGTCACGATGGAGGCGAACCCTGTGATCCGGCAACCTTGGATCGGACGATTGAAGTCGGATCTCCGGAGGAGCTAGATTTACGGAAATTCGTACAACATTATCTTCCGCAGACAACCGGTTCAATGAGTTCAGGAAAGGTGTGCATGTATAACATGACCCCCGATGAGCACTTTGTCATCGATAAGCACCCGCAACATTCGAATATTGTACTCGCCAGCGGTTTTTCAGGACATGGATTTAAGTTTGCCTCGGTCATAGGGGAAATTGTCTCTGATCTCGTCATTGGTGGCAAATCTACGTTTGACTTGTCATTATTTCGATCTAACCGCTTTTCTTAA
- the larB gene encoding nickel pincer cofactor biosynthesis protein LarB, giving the protein MKDYRAILEAVQDGRMSVNEGLEDLRRLDVEDLGFAQLDHHRALRQGFPEVVYCEGKTPEQSAQILLRLMRNGHGPVLGTRASEQVFELVRAEASEFEYDPLSRTIVFRRGIGALSGNVTVVCAGTSDLPVSEEAAVTAELMGAHVTRIQDVGVAGIQRLFKHLDALCEARVLVVVAGMEGALVSVVAGLVDQPVIAVPTSVGYGANFSGVTPLLSMLNSCSSGVGVVNIDNGFGAGYLAGMINRMGMSQ; this is encoded by the coding sequence ATGAAAGATTACCGAGCGATTTTAGAGGCAGTGCAGGATGGTCGGATGAGTGTGAATGAAGGTTTGGAAGACTTGCGGCGCCTCGATGTAGAAGATTTGGGATTTGCCCAGCTAGATCATCATCGAGCTTTGCGACAAGGGTTCCCAGAAGTGGTCTACTGTGAAGGAAAGACACCAGAGCAGTCGGCACAAATTCTTCTGCGCCTCATGAGAAATGGACACGGGCCAGTTTTGGGTACCAGGGCAAGCGAACAGGTTTTCGAGCTTGTGCGGGCCGAGGCATCCGAGTTTGAGTACGATCCCCTGTCTAGAACGATTGTCTTTCGGCGAGGGATTGGGGCTCTCAGTGGAAACGTAACGGTTGTATGTGCCGGTACTTCCGACTTACCTGTATCGGAGGAGGCTGCAGTCACCGCAGAGCTCATGGGCGCTCACGTCACCCGCATTCAAGATGTTGGCGTTGCCGGAATACAGCGCCTGTTCAAGCACCTGGATGCCCTTTGTGAAGCACGGGTTCTGGTCGTGGTTGCAGGTATGGAAGGTGCACTTGTCAGTGTCGTGGCGGGGCTTGTTGACCAACCCGTTATCGCCGTCCCAACAAGTGTCGGGTACGGTGCCAACTTCTCTGGCGTGACGCCTTTGTTGTCGATGTTGAACTCCTGTTCGTCGGGTGTCGGCGTGGTGAACATAGACAACGGATTTGGAGCGGGGTACTTAGCGGGGATGATCAATCGAATGGGGATGTCGCAATGA
- a CDS encoding UxaA family hydrolase produces the protein MSNVRVFRRNDGSVGIRNHLFILPAVVCANQVAIDVARRNPKFKYIEHQHGCAQIGADLIQTQRVFSNLAIHPNAYASLFVGLGCEGIIAKNLYEDTKARTEKPLGFVSIQGSGGTLKAQSKVEMWLADREDEVPHVPQTEVDWGEIRIGLLMDQPFLENESRQVHRVIDSLLETGVSLVLSSDAERYVPHSFAHVNHIDHGDIARDQLSLMRAGSNGLETATGLTASGAHLIVHLASEPHAFGTPLLPVVRFSLSEASFGACPDDFDGRLLTDADVFDLINETREVIEGKPAVAESLGMDDFALYRIGPTV, from the coding sequence ATGTCAAACGTTCGAGTCTTTCGCCGAAATGACGGAAGCGTAGGCATTCGTAACCACCTGTTCATTTTACCCGCTGTCGTGTGTGCAAATCAGGTGGCCATTGATGTCGCTCGCCGGAACCCAAAGTTCAAATACATTGAGCACCAGCACGGATGTGCGCAAATTGGAGCGGACCTGATTCAGACCCAACGGGTCTTTTCCAACTTGGCGATTCATCCAAATGCGTATGCGAGTTTGTTTGTCGGCCTCGGATGTGAAGGGATCATCGCCAAAAATTTATACGAAGACACCAAAGCACGTACGGAAAAGCCGCTTGGTTTTGTCAGTATCCAGGGTTCGGGGGGAACCTTGAAGGCGCAGTCCAAGGTGGAAATGTGGCTGGCGGACAGAGAAGATGAGGTGCCGCATGTCCCTCAAACAGAGGTGGACTGGGGGGAAATCCGTATTGGGCTTCTGATGGACCAACCGTTCCTAGAGAACGAGTCCAGGCAAGTTCACCGTGTGATCGACAGCCTGCTGGAGACGGGGGTTAGCCTTGTCCTGTCGAGTGATGCCGAACGCTACGTACCTCACTCCTTTGCGCACGTCAATCACATCGATCACGGCGACATAGCCAGGGACCAGTTGAGTTTAATGCGTGCCGGATCGAACGGACTGGAGACGGCAACGGGACTGACGGCATCCGGTGCTCACCTGATTGTTCATTTGGCGAGCGAGCCGCACGCGTTTGGCACGCCTCTGCTACCCGTTGTTCGATTCTCTCTCAGCGAGGCATCGTTCGGCGCATGTCCGGACGATTTTGATGGCCGATTATTGACGGATGCGGATGTGTTTGACCTCATCAACGAGACTAGGGAAGTCATTGAAGGCAAGCCAGCCGTTGCAGAATCACTCGGGATGGATGATTTTGCACTGTATCGCATTGGGCCAACAGTATGA
- the larE gene encoding ATP-dependent sacrificial sulfur transferase LarE, producing MDREELALEVAWNKYHQLLERLETLQSVVVAFSGGVDSTFLLRAAVTALGIDNVLAVTADSETYPERERDAAIALAEEMGAKHVALKTSELNIPGYAENPVNRCYFCKNELFSHLIPIADEYALNQVVFGAIADDLGDHRPGLQAAKERGVLAPLQDVMLYKREIRYLSKELGLRTWDKPSLACLSSRIPYGEIITERKLNMVDQAEFFLTQLGLRQVRVRHHDSLARIEVPREHIVEVAQMADMITTKLVEIGYRYVALDLAGYRTGSLNEVLDGRSTANSNGHSLV from the coding sequence ATGGACAGGGAGGAATTGGCCTTGGAAGTGGCATGGAACAAGTACCATCAGCTCTTGGAACGGCTGGAAACATTGCAATCTGTTGTTGTCGCGTTTTCAGGCGGCGTGGACAGCACGTTTCTGTTGAGAGCTGCCGTAACTGCGCTGGGCATTGACAATGTGCTCGCCGTGACAGCCGACTCCGAGACGTACCCTGAACGTGAGCGAGATGCGGCTATCGCCCTAGCCGAAGAAATGGGCGCGAAGCATGTTGCCCTGAAGACGAGTGAACTAAACATCCCGGGCTATGCAGAAAATCCTGTAAATCGTTGTTATTTCTGCAAGAACGAGTTGTTCTCCCACCTCATCCCCATCGCAGATGAGTATGCTCTCAATCAAGTTGTGTTCGGTGCCATCGCGGATGATTTAGGAGATCATCGTCCTGGTTTGCAAGCTGCAAAGGAGCGCGGTGTGCTTGCGCCTCTGCAGGACGTCATGCTCTATAAACGCGAGATCAGGTACCTGTCCAAAGAATTAGGTTTACGCACGTGGGACAAACCGTCCTTGGCTTGTTTGTCATCGCGTATCCCGTACGGAGAGATCATCACTGAAAGAAAACTGAATATGGTAGATCAGGCTGAATTTTTCCTAACACAACTAGGGTTGCGCCAGGTGCGTGTGCGACACCACGACTCCCTAGCGCGGATTGAAGTACCTCGTGAACACATCGTCGAAGTCGCTCAAATGGCGGATATGATCACGACGAAATTGGTGGAGATAGGATACCGGTACGTCGCACTAGATTTGGCCGGCTACCGAACGGGCAGCTTGAATGAAGTGTTAGACGGACGATCCACCGCAAATTCCAACGGACACAGTTTGGTCTGA